In one Coprothermobacter sp. genomic region, the following are encoded:
- a CDS encoding formate dehydrogenase family accessory protein FdhD, translated as MMTTIWKYDRSGTAVRCEDEVTEERALTIYVNGTLAVRLASSGELVDAAAIGHAVSEGWARPAQILAVTVEERSAFLTISPDAPGPDAPTSIDIDCISGDVLPEDIALSPGFTVCVSRLQDLAEDMQRSALHWKTTGGVHAALIAQGEHVFSCEDISRHTALDKVIGHALMHSWNLRETVLMGTGRIPAQAVAQAARAGIPVLASRSATTAQAIALAERVGVTVVAFVRAGRMNVYSHPERVVP; from the coding sequence ATGATGACAACCATTTGGAAATACGATCGCAGCGGCACTGCGGTCAGGTGCGAGGACGAGGTCACCGAGGAACGCGCACTAACCATCTATGTGAACGGCACGCTGGCAGTGCGCCTTGCGAGTTCGGGCGAATTGGTCGATGCAGCCGCGATCGGCCACGCTGTGTCTGAGGGCTGGGCTCGACCCGCCCAGATCCTAGCCGTCACCGTTGAAGAACGCTCGGCGTTTCTTACGATCTCCCCCGATGCTCCCGGGCCGGACGCACCAACATCGATCGACATCGACTGCATTTCGGGAGACGTCCTGCCTGAAGATATCGCCCTCTCACCTGGATTCACCGTGTGCGTCTCACGCCTTCAGGATCTGGCCGAGGACATGCAGCGGAGCGCTCTTCACTGGAAGACCACCGGAGGCGTCCATGCAGCTCTTATCGCACAGGGAGAGCATGTCTTCAGCTGCGAAGACATTAGCCGTCACACGGCACTCGACAAGGTCATCGGACATGCTCTGATGCACTCCTGGAATCTCAGAGAGACAGTCTTGATGGGAACGGGACGCATTCCAGCCCAGGCAGTTGCCCAGGCTGCTCGTGCCGGGATACCAGTATTGGCCTCGAGGAGTGCCACGACGGCTCAGGCAATTGCTCTTGCGGAAAGGGTTGGCGTCACCGTCGTCGCCTTTGTGCGAGCCGGACGTATGAATGTCTACTCACACCCAGAACGAGTAGTACCCTAG
- a CDS encoding ferredoxin — protein sequence MTISITVNTVERSFDVQPDEVLLDVLRREGYLEVKGSCHTGDCGACTVLLDGRPVASCLALAAKADGHAVTTVRGIGDQAHPHVLQDAFVKNGAAQCGYCAPGAITSAKALLDENPDPTEEEIRLAMDSNYCRCTGYEQQVEAVLDAAAQLRKGNKK from the coding sequence ATGACTATCTCGATAACGGTGAATACCGTTGAACGTTCCTTTGATGTTCAGCCTGACGAGGTCCTGCTCGACGTCTTGCGGCGCGAGGGCTACCTCGAGGTAAAGGGCAGCTGTCATACTGGAGACTGTGGTGCTTGTACTGTGCTGCTGGATGGCCGGCCTGTCGCTTCATGCCTGGCACTGGCTGCCAAAGCTGACGGACACGCCGTGACGACCGTACGCGGCATAGGGGATCAGGCCCACCCCCACGTCCTCCAGGACGCCTTTGTGAAGAATGGTGCCGCCCAGTGTGGATACTGCGCGCCTGGTGCCATCACGTCTGCCAAGGCGCTGCTGGACGAAAACCCTGATCCTACCGAAGAAGAGATCCGGTTGGCGATGGACAGCAACTACTGTCGCTGCACTGGGTATGAACAGCAGGTTGAGGCAGTCCTCGATGCCGCTGCGCAGCTTCGGAAGGGGAACAAGAAATGA